In Paracoccus sp. TOH, a single window of DNA contains:
- a CDS encoding NAD(P)(+) transhydrogenase (Re/Si-specific) subunit beta — MEYGFTTAAYVVAAVLFILSLGGLSGQESAKRAVWYGIAAMALAVVATLIGPGYGNWGLTLIMLAIGGAVGWVVAKRVQMTEMPQLVAAMHSLVGLAAVLIGFNAQFELSRVLRARAADAAAEFHGFAAVLAHKTPAEIAMLKVEVALGIFIGAVTFTGSIVAFGKLAGRIDGKPRKLPGGHALNAGAAALSLLAVVLYCTTGAPVLWLVLITLLAFFIGYHLIMGIGGADMPVVVSMLNSYSGWAAAAIGFTLGNDLLIVVGALVGSSGAILSYIMCKAMNRNFVSVILGGFGGETGPAMEIEGEQVAIDADGVAAALNEADEIIIVPGYGMAVAQAQQSVSELTRKLRAQGKSVRFAIHPVAGRLPGHMNVLLAEAKVPYDIVLEMDEINEDFPNTDVVIVIGSNDIVNPAAQEDPNSPIAGMPVLEVWKAKQVFVSKRGQGTGYSGIENPLFYKENTRMFYGDAKKSLDQLLPMIE, encoded by the coding sequence ATGGAATACGGATTCACCACCGCCGCCTATGTGGTCGCGGCCGTGCTGTTCATCCTGTCCCTGGGCGGGCTCTCGGGTCAGGAAAGCGCCAAGCGCGCGGTCTGGTACGGCATCGCGGCCATGGCGCTGGCCGTGGTCGCGACGCTGATCGGGCCGGGCTACGGCAATTGGGGGCTGACGCTGATCATGCTGGCCATCGGCGGCGCCGTGGGCTGGGTCGTGGCCAAGCGGGTGCAGATGACCGAGATGCCGCAGCTGGTCGCGGCCATGCACAGCCTGGTCGGCCTGGCCGCGGTGCTGATCGGCTTCAACGCCCAGTTCGAGCTCTCGCGGGTGCTGCGCGCCCGCGCCGCCGACGCGGCGGCCGAGTTCCACGGCTTCGCCGCGGTGCTGGCGCACAAGACCCCGGCCGAGATCGCCATGCTCAAGGTCGAGGTGGCGCTGGGGATCTTCATCGGCGCGGTGACCTTCACCGGCTCGATCGTGGCCTTCGGCAAGCTGGCCGGCAGGATCGACGGCAAGCCCCGCAAGCTGCCCGGCGGGCACGCGCTGAATGCCGGCGCGGCGGCTCTGTCGCTGCTGGCGGTCGTCCTTTACTGCACCACCGGGGCGCCGGTGCTGTGGCTGGTGCTGATCACGCTGCTGGCCTTCTTCATCGGCTATCACCTGATCATGGGCATCGGCGGCGCCGACATGCCGGTGGTGGTGTCGATGCTGAACAGCTATTCCGGCTGGGCGGCGGCGGCGATCGGCTTCACGCTGGGCAACGACCTGCTGATCGTGGTGGGCGCGCTGGTCGGCTCCTCGGGTGCGATCCTGAGCTACATCATGTGCAAGGCGATGAACCGCAACTTCGTCAGCGTGATCCTGGGCGGCTTCGGCGGCGAGACCGGCCCGGCGATGGAGATCGAGGGCGAGCAGGTGGCGATCGACGCCGACGGCGTGGCGGCGGCCTTGAACGAGGCCGACGAGATCATCATCGTGCCGGGCTATGGCATGGCGGTGGCGCAGGCGCAGCAATCGGTGTCGGAGCTGACCCGCAAGCTGCGCGCCCAGGGCAAGAGCGTGCGCTTCGCCATCCACCCGGTGGCGGGGCGGCTGCCCGGGCACATGAACGTGCTTCTGGCCGAGGCCAAGGTGCCCTATGACATCGTGCTGGAGATGGACGAGATCAACGAGGATTTCCCGAATACCGACGTGGTGATCGTGATCGGCTCGAACGACATCGTGAACCCGGCGGCGCAGGAGGACCCGAACAGCCCCATCGCCGGCATGCCGGTGCTGGAGGTCTGGAAGGCGAAACAGGTGTTCGTCAGCAAGCGCGGCCAGGGCACCGGCTATTCCGGCATCGAGAACCCGCTGTTCTACAAGGAGAACACCCGCATGTTCTATGGCGACGCCAAAAAGTCCCTCGACCAGCTCCTGCCCATGATCGAGTGA
- a CDS encoding sigma-54 dependent transcriptional regulator: MRQASVLVVDDEPGMRNFLVKTLQPHCRSVLEAADVESASALLKQQRFDIVLLDNRMPGLRGIDWLAQQRKQGWRFEAIMITAFPDLDTAIEAMRAGAADFLFKPCRANQVLNAVRRSMELASLRRENLLLRHELDRARLSQRSQLLGNSPAIEAVRERLRRVAGLPTPVLISGGSGTGKEEAARFLHSLSGRADRPFVAINCATIPADMLEMELFGHASHGTDQGRSGLFVSAEGGTVFFDEIAELPRPAQAALLRVLDKQTIRPVGSEREIALDLRFVFATGKALAAEVEAGRFREDLFFRVNVLQIEMPPLRLRGTDTIDLAGFFMAGLAAELGLEPLQIDSRVRAALLRHAWPGNIRELRNFIERSLIFGRFPLETLAPATPQDIEPLDAVQRRHILQALELAGGNRSRAADWLGVSRKTIERKCASWGL; encoded by the coding sequence ATGCGCCAGGCAAGCGTGCTGGTCGTCGACGACGAACCGGGGATGCGCAATTTCCTGGTCAAGACGCTGCAACCCCATTGCCGCAGCGTGCTGGAGGCGGCGGATGTCGAGAGCGCCAGCGCCCTGCTGAAACAGCAGCGTTTCGACATCGTGCTGCTGGACAACCGGATGCCCGGACTGCGCGGCATCGACTGGCTGGCGCAGCAGCGCAAGCAGGGCTGGCGGTTCGAGGCGATCATGATCACCGCCTTTCCCGACCTGGATACCGCCATCGAGGCGATGCGGGCCGGCGCGGCGGATTTCCTGTTCAAGCCCTGCCGTGCCAACCAGGTGCTGAACGCGGTGCGGCGCAGCATGGAACTGGCCTCGTTGCGGCGCGAGAACCTGCTGTTGCGCCATGAGCTGGACCGGGCGCGGCTGAGCCAGCGCAGCCAGCTTCTGGGCAACTCGCCCGCCATCGAGGCGGTGCGCGAAAGGCTGCGCCGCGTGGCCGGGCTGCCGACGCCAGTGCTGATCTCGGGCGGCTCGGGCACCGGCAAGGAAGAGGCGGCGCGTTTCCTGCATTCGCTCTCGGGCCGCGCCGACCGGCCTTTCGTCGCGATCAATTGCGCGACCATCCCCGCCGACATGCTGGAGATGGAGCTGTTCGGCCATGCTTCGCACGGCACGGACCAGGGGCGGTCGGGTCTGTTCGTGTCGGCCGAAGGCGGCACCGTCTTCTTCGACGAGATCGCCGAACTGCCGAGGCCGGCGCAGGCGGCGCTGCTGCGGGTGCTCGACAAGCAGACCATCCGCCCCGTCGGCTCGGAACGCGAGATCGCGCTGGACCTGCGCTTCGTCTTCGCCACCGGCAAGGCCCTTGCCGCCGAGGTCGAGGCCGGCCGGTTCCGCGAGGATCTGTTCTTCCGGGTCAACGTCCTGCAGATCGAGATGCCGCCGCTGAGGCTGCGCGGCACCGACACCATCGACCTGGCCGGGTTCTTCATGGCCGGGCTTGCCGCGGAACTGGGGCTGGAGCCGCTGCAGATCGATTCGCGGGTGCGCGCGGCGCTGCTGCGCCACGCCTGGCCGGGCAATATCCGCGAGCTTCGCAACTTCATCGAGCGGTCGCTGATCTTCGGCCGCTTCCCGCTGGAGACGCTGGCGCCGGCCACGCCCCAGGACATCGAGCCGCTGGATGCGGTGCAGCGCCGGCACATCCTGCAGGCGCTGGAACTGGCCGGCGGCAACCGCTCGCGCGCCGCAGACTGGCTTGGCGTATCCCGCAAGACCATCGAACGGAAATGTGCAAGCTGGGGGTTGTGA